The following proteins are co-located in the Haloarcula marismortui ATCC 43049 genome:
- a CDS encoding SDR family oxidoreductase — MAKTVLITGASSGIGRASAEAFLADDWTVWATAREESDIEDLEDAGCKTAELDVTNPRECERVVEALIESEGRLDCLINNAGYAQFGAVEDVSTADLHDQFDVNLYGPHRLIREALPHMRARENGTIVNVSSVAGRIAFPNQGSYAASKFALEGLSDALRMEVEEFGIDVVLVEPGPVETNFDNRADEELDDLDTSGAYDWLYQAHEDSNLVGIQDALSVTPGTVALTIRDAANASDPEPRYPVGQGAQLLLMLDYLPARWRDAAFGVIRKLTR; from the coding sequence ATGGCGAAGACGGTGCTGATTACGGGGGCGTCCTCGGGTATCGGGCGGGCGAGTGCCGAGGCGTTCCTGGCCGACGACTGGACTGTCTGGGCGACCGCCCGCGAGGAATCGGACATCGAAGACCTCGAAGATGCAGGCTGTAAAACCGCTGAGCTTGACGTGACGAACCCGCGGGAGTGCGAGCGGGTCGTTGAGGCGCTTATCGAGTCCGAAGGGCGACTCGACTGCCTGATAAACAACGCCGGCTATGCGCAGTTCGGCGCGGTTGAGGATGTGTCGACGGCGGACCTGCACGACCAGTTTGACGTGAACCTCTACGGCCCGCACCGACTCATCCGTGAAGCGCTCCCGCACATGCGGGCTCGCGAGAACGGAACCATCGTGAACGTCTCCAGCGTCGCGGGCCGTATCGCCTTCCCCAATCAGGGTAGCTACGCCGCCTCGAAGTTCGCGCTGGAGGGACTCAGTGACGCGCTCCGGATGGAGGTCGAGGAGTTCGGCATCGACGTGGTGCTCGTCGAACCCGGGCCGGTTGAGACCAACTTCGACAACCGCGCCGACGAGGAACTCGATGACCTTGATACGTCCGGCGCGTACGACTGGCTGTATCAAGCCCACGAGGATTCGAACCTCGTCGGCATTCAGGACGCGCTCTCTGTCACGCCTGGGACAGTTGCGCTGACTATCCGTGACGCTGCCAACGCCAGCGACCCTGAACCGCGGTATCCGGTCGGACAGGGCGCACAGCTACTGCTTATGCTCGATTACTTGCCGGCGCGGTGGCGCGACGCAGCGTTCGGTGTCATCCGGAAGCTGACACGCTAA
- a CDS encoding endonuclease V, with protein sequence MTVHPVRPEFVPDPSLSQTEMEELQRDIAAAARFEDEMDVLPEAITRTGDAPDVDQTTLSTSADDRTEPPFIAGVDQAFVDDKAVSAIVVLQNGEVIERVSAVERTEIPYIPGLLSFREGGAILAAFAELETDPDVVLVDGSGRIHFREAGLATHIGVTLDVPAVGVAKNLLCGTPEQSLDERYPEGTRIPITADDSVETCPDGTVIGHALQTRQYDSPNRHINPLIVSPGHRVSASTAADIVEATADGYKLPEPTRLADSYADEAKATVE encoded by the coding sequence ATGACGGTGCACCCGGTTCGCCCCGAATTCGTTCCCGACCCGTCGCTCTCGCAGACTGAGATGGAGGAGTTGCAACGTGATATCGCGGCGGCGGCGCGGTTCGAGGACGAGATGGACGTTTTGCCCGAGGCGATCACGCGCACCGGAGATGCACCGGACGTCGACCAGACGACACTGAGCACCAGCGCCGACGACCGAACGGAGCCGCCATTCATCGCTGGCGTCGACCAAGCGTTCGTCGACGACAAGGCCGTCTCGGCGATTGTCGTGCTACAGAACGGTGAGGTCATCGAGCGAGTCAGCGCCGTCGAACGCACCGAGATTCCGTACATTCCCGGCCTGCTGTCGTTCCGTGAGGGCGGCGCAATTCTGGCCGCGTTTGCGGAGCTAGAGACTGACCCCGACGTGGTACTTGTCGACGGTAGTGGCCGCATCCACTTCCGGGAAGCCGGGCTGGCGACACACATCGGCGTCACGCTGGACGTGCCGGCCGTCGGCGTCGCAAAGAACCTCCTCTGTGGCACACCGGAGCAGTCCCTCGACGAGAGATACCCGGAAGGGACGCGGATTCCGATTACAGCCGACGACAGCGTCGAGACCTGCCCCGACGGGACAGTAATTGGCCACGCACTCCAGACGCGCCAGTACGACTCACCGAATCGGCACATCAACCCGCTCATCGTCAGTCCCGGCCATCGCGTCAGCGCAAGCACGGCGGCGGATATCGTCGAAGCTACCGCCGACGGCTACAAGCTCCCCGAGCCGACCCGGCTGGCCGACAGCTACGCCGACGAGGCAAAGGCAACCGTCGAGTAG
- a CDS encoding methylaspartate mutase subunit E has protein sequence MPTDERLSDDQLQRIANDLRDNWHTGREVDFEEAIAFHESLPASKQFAQVLESADQPLLQPRAGVPCLEEQIDLLRYLQDEGGADLLPTTIDSYTRDNEYEKAEEGLAASRGSDENELNGFPAVNHGVEDCRRLIRALDAPVEVRHGTPDARLLAMVTLAGGFQSFEGGPISYNIPYTKRHDLATTIEHWQFVDRLCGAYTERGVTINREPFGPLTGTLVPPSIAIAVMLVEGELAATQGVRSLTLGYGQVGNLVQDVAALRALRKLGNEYLRDEVTVTTVFHEWMGGFPPDEARANGVISLGGATAAVAQPDKVITKSAQEFQGVPTKEANAAGLRTTRQLIDMMIEQDIDLGGIDEEQALIERETRALMDAIYEAGDGDVAQGVINAFDSGALDVPFAPSDAAKGAVLPARDDDGRVRIFEFADLALPDDIKEIHAARLGERAETEGRDQSFRMVADDVDAISDGKLIGRPGGDNSPAGGASDAD, from the coding sequence ATGCCAACTGACGAGCGACTCAGCGACGACCAGCTACAGCGCATCGCAAACGACCTCAGAGACAACTGGCACACAGGCCGCGAAGTCGACTTCGAGGAGGCCATCGCCTTCCACGAGTCGCTGCCGGCCTCAAAGCAGTTCGCCCAAGTGCTGGAGTCCGCCGACCAGCCGCTCCTCCAGCCGCGAGCGGGCGTCCCTTGCCTCGAAGAACAGATCGACCTGCTGCGGTATCTACAGGACGAGGGCGGTGCGGACCTCCTGCCGACGACCATCGACTCATACACGCGCGACAACGAGTACGAGAAGGCTGAGGAGGGACTCGCCGCCTCTCGCGGCAGCGACGAAAACGAACTGAACGGCTTCCCCGCGGTGAACCACGGCGTCGAAGACTGCCGGCGGCTCATCCGGGCGCTCGACGCACCGGTCGAGGTCCGGCACGGCACGCCCGATGCCCGGCTACTGGCGATGGTCACGCTTGCCGGCGGCTTCCAGAGCTTCGAGGGCGGACCGATTTCTTACAACATCCCATATACGAAGCGACACGACCTCGCGACGACCATCGAACACTGGCAGTTCGTCGACCGGCTCTGTGGGGCCTACACTGAGCGCGGTGTGACAATCAACCGCGAGCCCTTCGGTCCGCTGACCGGGACGCTCGTCCCACCGAGCATCGCAATCGCGGTGATGCTCGTCGAGGGCGAGCTCGCCGCGACACAGGGTGTCCGGTCGCTCACACTGGGTTACGGACAGGTCGGAAACCTCGTGCAGGACGTGGCAGCGTTGCGGGCCTTGCGGAAGCTCGGCAACGAGTATCTCCGCGATGAAGTGACCGTCACGACCGTTTTCCACGAGTGGATGGGGGGCTTCCCGCCCGACGAGGCGCGGGCAAACGGCGTCATCAGCCTCGGCGGCGCGACAGCGGCCGTCGCCCAGCCGGACAAAGTCATCACGAAGTCCGCCCAGGAGTTCCAGGGCGTGCCGACGAAGGAGGCCAACGCGGCCGGACTGCGAACGACGAGACAGCTTATCGATATGATGATTGAACAGGATATCGACCTCGGGGGTATCGACGAGGAACAGGCGCTCATCGAACGGGAGACACGGGCGCTGATGGACGCTATCTACGAGGCCGGCGACGGCGACGTTGCACAGGGAGTTATCAACGCCTTCGACAGCGGCGCACTGGACGTGCCCTTTGCGCCCAGCGACGCCGCCAAGGGCGCGGTGCTCCCGGCCAGAGACGACGATGGCCGGGTCCGCATCTTCGAGTTCGCGGACCTCGCGCTCCCGGACGACATCAAGGAGATTCACGCCGCGCGACTCGGCGAGCGAGCCGAGACCGAAGGCCGCGACCAGTCGTTCCGGATGGTCGCCGATGACGTGGACGCCATCAGCGATGGGAAGCTCATCGGGCGGCCGGGCGGCGACAACAGCCCCGCAGGGGGTGCAAGCGATGCGGATTGA
- a CDS encoding TRAM domain-containing protein gives MVEVPDALSTLFSAQIETDGDRYIVEIPKSEVSHGAVSPGETYRVGLLSQVDASASATAQPQTPKQDTDPERANTGVPQPPVDEGEIRNVTIESLGDQGDGIAKVERGYVVIVPDGEPGDSPTVEIETVQENVAFASVVDNDGHTV, from the coding sequence ATGGTCGAAGTTCCAGATGCGCTCAGTACATTGTTCAGTGCCCAAATAGAGACGGACGGGGACCGATATATTGTTGAAATTCCGAAAAGTGAAGTATCTCACGGTGCAGTCTCGCCGGGCGAGACCTACCGCGTCGGCCTGCTCTCGCAGGTCGACGCCAGTGCGTCGGCAACAGCCCAACCGCAGACGCCCAAACAGGACACCGACCCGGAACGAGCCAACACCGGCGTCCCGCAACCGCCAGTCGACGAAGGCGAAATCCGAAACGTGACCATCGAATCGCTGGGCGACCAGGGCGACGGCATCGCCAAGGTTGAACGCGGATACGTCGTCATCGTCCCCGACGGCGAGCCGGGCGATTCGCCGACCGTCGAAATCGAGACCGTCCAGGAAAACGTCGCGTTTGCGAGCGTCGTCGACAACGACGGCCACACTGTATAG
- a CDS encoding ATP-dependent DNA helicase encodes MGDPASTGTESWRTYFGFDEPYENQADAVERAIEAGKARGFLAMEGPCGTGKTMAALTAGATLVRDTDLYERMVVVTPVKQQLQQFVDDLRALNAGIDEPFDGISLVGKRDLCPYGRESQFPDDVGTHDRCEDLREATARLVEDDGRSDGAAVADAAIAGEADDDQWWDPRKGQDLAAAARPDAVEQSTLGDDTLQTAGAASPYRQAQPTAPESMAEGSDPPLYCPFEADWYARNKGSPVDFSAGDEHVVTMDDYLPAATERGTCPHRVMSVMLNEADVIVGNYNHLFDPGSRPLLSDVLDNQTLVIVDEAHRLEERVRDLLSDRLGRQSIVQARNDCTTLIQRAQQSADHKAQVREVLSAREVPLDAVDQARKFYDDLVRWLDNRIESFLDAEHEGWRADPSSLPEHDREIPLRDPDTVEQDELTEWAERKGYEGSLWRSLSKVGAAVEDAIDQLGLTRQPVCAAVGVLAGQWWERDHATFLREIELEHSPNHGQTLDADYQAVYTPGLLCYNCMPATALRNVFDDLGGGILMSATLEPLDVFTRVSGLDSMAETGSTAPDEQSGDGRPVRSTTYDLPFPPENRASYLVDATPFTARNRGDPGTMRPLGDNWNPTRDEYAQALRALARSPGNVMVAMPNYREARWAGAYLQDAVEKPVLVDESSSNEETERLKREFFSGDGKVMVTSTRGTLTEGVDYDGEKLSTCAVVGIPLVNIGSPRVRGVQRAYGDAFGEDNAFEYALTVPAVRRARQAIGRVIRGVDEVGVRALVGRRYTPDARHSVSPYLPAGEREEFTRMTPDFLASQLDSFWADHRAD; translated from the coding sequence ATGGGAGACCCCGCCTCGACGGGCACAGAGTCCTGGCGCACGTATTTCGGCTTCGACGAGCCCTACGAGAATCAGGCCGACGCCGTCGAACGAGCCATCGAGGCGGGCAAGGCACGCGGCTTTCTCGCGATGGAAGGTCCGTGCGGAACGGGCAAGACGATGGCCGCGCTCACCGCTGGCGCAACGCTAGTCCGCGATACAGACCTGTACGAGCGAATGGTCGTCGTCACGCCGGTCAAACAGCAACTCCAGCAGTTCGTCGACGACCTCCGAGCGCTTAACGCTGGAATCGACGAGCCGTTCGACGGCATCTCACTGGTCGGCAAGCGCGACCTCTGTCCGTACGGTCGTGAGAGCCAGTTCCCGGACGACGTAGGGACACACGACCGCTGTGAGGACCTCAGGGAGGCGACGGCGCGGTTAGTTGAGGACGACGGGCGCTCGGACGGCGCGGCCGTCGCGGACGCCGCAATCGCCGGTGAGGCTGACGATGACCAGTGGTGGGACCCGCGGAAAGGACAGGACCTCGCCGCGGCTGCACGCCCAGATGCGGTCGAGCAATCGACCCTTGGCGACGACACACTTCAGACGGCCGGCGCAGCCTCGCCGTACCGGCAGGCCCAGCCAACGGCTCCAGAGTCGATGGCAGAGGGGTCCGACCCGCCGCTGTACTGTCCGTTCGAGGCGGACTGGTACGCCCGCAACAAGGGCTCGCCCGTCGACTTCTCGGCCGGGGACGAGCACGTGGTGACGATGGACGACTACCTCCCGGCGGCAACGGAGCGCGGGACCTGCCCGCACCGGGTCATGAGCGTGATGCTGAACGAGGCTGACGTTATCGTTGGGAACTACAACCATCTGTTCGACCCGGGCTCTCGCCCGCTGCTGTCTGACGTACTCGACAATCAGACGCTCGTCATCGTAGACGAGGCGCACCGACTCGAAGAGCGCGTGCGAGACCTCCTGTCGGACCGCCTCGGCCGTCAGAGCATCGTGCAAGCGCGCAACGACTGCACGACACTCATCCAGCGCGCCCAGCAGAGCGCCGACCACAAGGCGCAGGTCCGTGAGGTGCTGTCAGCCCGCGAAGTCCCGCTGGACGCAGTTGACCAGGCCCGGAAGTTCTACGACGACCTCGTTCGGTGGCTCGACAACCGCATCGAATCCTTCCTCGACGCCGAACACGAGGGCTGGCGCGCGGACCCGTCAAGCCTCCCCGAGCACGACAGGGAGATTCCGCTTCGGGACCCCGACACGGTCGAACAGGACGAACTGACCGAGTGGGCCGAGCGCAAGGGCTACGAGGGCTCGCTGTGGCGCTCGCTGTCGAAGGTTGGTGCGGCCGTCGAGGACGCTATCGACCAGCTCGGTCTGACCCGCCAGCCGGTGTGTGCCGCTGTCGGCGTGCTGGCCGGGCAGTGGTGGGAGCGCGACCACGCAACGTTCCTCCGGGAGATCGAACTGGAGCATTCGCCGAACCACGGCCAGACCCTTGATGCCGATTACCAGGCCGTCTACACGCCGGGACTGCTGTGTTACAACTGCATGCCAGCGACGGCCCTGCGTAACGTCTTCGACGACCTCGGCGGCGGTATCCTGATGAGCGCGACGCTGGAGCCGCTGGACGTGTTCACCCGCGTGTCGGGGCTGGACTCGATGGCCGAGACGGGCTCGACGGCCCCCGACGAGCAATCCGGCGACGGACGGCCGGTCCGGTCGACGACCTACGACCTGCCGTTCCCGCCTGAGAACCGGGCGTCGTACCTCGTCGACGCGACACCGTTTACCGCACGCAACCGCGGCGACCCCGGAACGATGCGGCCGCTCGGCGACAACTGGAATCCAACGCGAGACGAGTACGCACAGGCGCTACGCGCGCTGGCCCGCTCACCGGGCAACGTCATGGTGGCGATGCCAAACTACCGGGAGGCGCGCTGGGCCGGCGCATACCTGCAAGACGCCGTCGAGAAGCCGGTCCTCGTGGACGAGTCATCGAGCAACGAGGAGACCGAACGGCTGAAACGCGAGTTCTTCAGCGGCGATGGAAAAGTCATGGTCACATCGACTCGCGGGACGCTGACCGAGGGCGTCGACTACGACGGCGAGAAGCTCTCGACCTGCGCGGTCGTCGGCATCCCGCTGGTGAACATCGGGTCGCCACGTGTCCGGGGTGTCCAGCGCGCCTACGGTGACGCCTTCGGCGAGGACAACGCCTTCGAGTATGCCCTGACAGTTCCGGCTGTGCGGCGCGCGCGCCAAGCCATCGGCCGCGTCATCCGTGGCGTTGACGAGGTCGGGGTGCGGGCGCTGGTCGGCCGACGGTACACGCCGGACGCGCGGCATTCGGTGTCTCCGTACCTGCCCGCCGGCGAGCGCGAGGAGTTCACCCGGATGACGCCGGATTTCCTCGCGAGCCAACTGGATTCGTTCTGGGCCGACCACCGTGCCGATTAA
- a CDS encoding TATA-box-binding protein, whose product MVDPKESIDIENVVASTGIGQELDLESVAMDLEGADYDPEQFPGLVYRTQDPKSAALIFRSGKIVCTGAKSTDDVHQSLRIVFDKLRDLNIQVDDDPEIVVQNIVSSADLGSSLNLNAIAIGLGLENIEYEPEQFPGLVYRLDEPDVVALLFGSGKLVVTGGKRKEDAEEAVDTIVERLSDLGLLD is encoded by the coding sequence ATGGTCGACCCAAAAGAGAGCATTGACATCGAAAATGTCGTTGCTTCGACCGGTATCGGACAAGAACTCGACCTTGAGAGCGTCGCGATGGACCTCGAGGGAGCCGACTACGACCCCGAGCAGTTCCCGGGCCTCGTCTATCGGACACAGGACCCCAAATCCGCCGCGCTCATCTTCCGGTCGGGCAAGATCGTCTGCACGGGTGCGAAATCGACAGACGATGTCCACCAGAGTCTGCGCATCGTCTTCGACAAGCTCCGTGACCTGAACATCCAGGTCGACGACGACCCCGAAATCGTCGTCCAGAACATCGTCAGCTCCGCTGACCTCGGAAGTTCGCTCAACCTCAACGCCATCGCTATCGGCCTCGGGCTTGAGAACATCGAGTACGAGCCGGAGCAGTTCCCGGGCCTCGTCTACCGACTCGACGAACCCGACGTGGTCGCGCTGCTGTTCGGTTCGGGGAAGCTCGTTGTCACCGGTGGCAAGCGCAAAGAGGACGCCGAAGAAGCCGTTGACACCATCGTCGAGCGGCTGAGCGACCTCGGCCTGCTGGACTAA
- the mct gene encoding succinyl-CoA:mesaconate CoA-transferase — MGALDDLRVLDLTQVLAGPYCTMLLADMGADVVKVERPGGDLIRSNPPFVSDGDEEAYGGYFQSVNRGKRSLELNLGTDEDREAFLSLVERADVVVENFKAGTMEKFDCGYETLREHNPDLIYSSIRGFGDPRTGETHRQGQPSFDLIAQALGGVMEITGQSDGPPTKVGPGVGDLFTAVLNAVGILAAVHHRERTGEGQYVDTAMYDSMVSLCERTVYQYSCDGESPTRQGNSHPTLFPYDSFEAADGHVVIAAFADGHWEALCEAMERPDLAAEYPDAGSRIANRESLRAEIAEWTTAIDSETLLDLLEGRVPAAPVQNTADIFDDPHIHDREMLAEVDQPGADDQMTIAGSPIKMTETMPSPGGRAPLLDEHKTELLDEAGVDTGTNRVESDD; from the coding sequence ATGGGTGCGCTTGACGACTTGCGTGTGCTCGACCTGACACAGGTCCTCGCCGGACCGTACTGTACGATGTTGCTCGCAGACATGGGCGCGGACGTGGTAAAGGTCGAACGCCCCGGCGGCGACCTCATCAGGTCGAACCCCCCGTTCGTGAGTGACGGCGACGAGGAAGCCTACGGCGGCTACTTCCAGAGCGTCAACCGTGGGAAACGCTCGCTCGAACTCAACCTGGGGACCGATGAAGACCGCGAGGCGTTCCTTTCGCTCGTTGAGCGCGCAGACGTGGTGGTCGAGAACTTCAAGGCCGGCACGATGGAGAAGTTCGACTGCGGCTACGAAACGTTGCGAGAACACAACCCGGACCTCATCTACTCGTCCATCCGGGGCTTTGGCGACCCGCGAACGGGTGAAACCCACCGACAGGGCCAGCCGTCGTTCGACCTCATCGCGCAGGCGCTGGGCGGGGTCATGGAAATCACGGGGCAGTCGGACGGCCCGCCGACGAAGGTCGGCCCTGGCGTCGGCGACCTCTTCACTGCCGTACTGAACGCTGTCGGCATCCTCGCGGCCGTCCATCACCGCGAACGCACAGGCGAGGGCCAGTACGTCGATACGGCCATGTACGACTCAATGGTCTCGCTGTGTGAGCGAACGGTGTACCAGTACTCCTGTGACGGCGAGTCGCCGACCCGGCAGGGGAACTCTCATCCGACGCTGTTCCCGTACGACTCCTTCGAAGCCGCCGACGGCCACGTCGTCATCGCGGCGTTCGCCGACGGTCACTGGGAGGCGCTGTGTGAAGCGATGGAACGCCCGGACCTCGCCGCGGAGTACCCCGACGCCGGCAGCCGGATTGCGAACCGCGAGTCGCTGCGGGCCGAAATTGCGGAGTGGACCACCGCTATCGATTCGGAAACGCTCCTTGACCTGCTTGAAGGGCGCGTGCCGGCCGCGCCGGTCCAGAATACCGCCGACATCTTCGACGACCCGCATATCCACGACCGCGAGATGCTCGCCGAGGTGGACCAGCCGGGCGCGGACGATCAGATGACCATCGCCGGCAGCCCAATAAAGATGACCGAGACGATGCCCTCGCCCGGCGGTCGTGCGCCGCTGCTAGACGAGCACAAGACGGAACTGCTTGATGAGGCTGGGGTCGATACGGGAACCAATCGAGTGGAAAGCGACGACTAA
- the glmS gene encoding methylaspartate mutase subunit S, with amino-acid sequence MPRTVILGVIGSDAHVVGITILEQALSAAGFEVINLGVQTAQDEFVSAAKSHDAEAVLVSSLYGHARQDCEGLHDELDDAGLDVLTYVGGNLAVGQSDFEETQATFRQMGFDRVFDAETDPEEAIEMLREDLQLTTTEAEQIRVDG; translated from the coding sequence ATGCCCCGGACCGTTATCCTCGGCGTGATTGGCTCCGACGCGCACGTCGTCGGCATCACGATTCTAGAGCAGGCGCTCTCGGCCGCAGGCTTCGAGGTCATCAACCTCGGTGTCCAGACCGCACAGGACGAGTTCGTCTCCGCCGCGAAATCTCATGACGCCGAGGCAGTACTGGTATCCTCGCTGTACGGGCACGCCCGCCAGGACTGCGAGGGGCTGCACGACGAGCTCGACGACGCTGGGCTCGACGTGCTCACGTACGTCGGTGGGAACCTCGCCGTCGGACAGTCCGACTTCGAGGAGACGCAGGCGACCTTCCGACAGATGGGTTTCGACCGCGTCTTCGACGCGGAGACGGACCCGGAGGAGGCAATCGAGATGCTCCGCGAAGACCTGCAACTGACGACAACAGAAGCGGAGCAGATCAGGGTTGACGGGTGA
- a CDS encoding ArsA family ATPase produces MSELDVEAVDDINAPAGIDAAEYVLYGGKGGVGKTTCAAATALASARDDTATLVVSTDPAHSLSDTLDADIPATPTRIREDIPLYAAEIDPEAAVGEGPLGVEEDALGGVGELLGGDGMFGGGAGGAAGAGQAEDPIGGEEGLLGGSMPGADEAAALRLLLDYVDDDRFDRVVIDTAPTGHTLRLLELPETMDSMVGKILQLRERFSGMMDNLTGMFGDDQDVDAEAGIEDLQELSDRIEHLRGILQDPQRTDFRIVMVPEELSVVESERLLAQLGEFNIPVSTVVVNRVMQDPSEVLGEDVDIAGPNHADCEFCARRWQVQQDALARSQDMFRGHDVRRVPLFAEEVRGERLLSVVAACLD; encoded by the coding sequence ATGAGCGAACTCGACGTCGAAGCGGTCGACGATATTAATGCACCCGCAGGAATCGATGCGGCGGAGTACGTCCTCTACGGCGGAAAAGGCGGCGTCGGCAAGACAACGTGTGCTGCGGCCACCGCGCTGGCCTCCGCGCGCGACGACACGGCGACGCTCGTCGTCTCTACGGACCCTGCCCACTCCCTGTCGGACACGCTGGATGCGGATATCCCGGCAACGCCGACGCGCATCCGCGAGGACATCCCACTGTACGCCGCGGAGATCGACCCGGAGGCCGCCGTCGGCGAGGGACCGCTCGGTGTCGAGGAGGACGCACTGGGTGGCGTGGGCGAACTGCTCGGCGGCGACGGGATGTTTGGCGGAGGTGCAGGCGGTGCAGCGGGCGCAGGTCAGGCCGAGGACCCGATCGGCGGTGAGGAGGGACTTCTCGGCGGGTCGATGCCCGGAGCCGACGAAGCCGCGGCCCTTCGCCTCCTGCTGGATTATGTCGACGACGACCGGTTCGACCGCGTCGTCATCGACACCGCCCCGACCGGCCACACGCTCCGGTTGCTGGAACTCCCAGAGACGATGGATTCGATGGTCGGGAAGATCCTCCAGCTCCGCGAGCGCTTCTCCGGGATGATGGACAACCTCACCGGCATGTTCGGCGACGATCAGGACGTCGACGCCGAGGCCGGCATCGAGGACCTGCAGGAGCTTTCGGACCGCATTGAGCACCTCCGGGGGATTCTACAGGACCCACAAAGGACGGATTTCCGCATCGTGATGGTGCCCGAGGAACTGTCCGTTGTCGAATCCGAGCGTCTGCTCGCCCAACTCGGCGAGTTCAACATCCCCGTCAGCACCGTCGTCGTCAATCGAGTGATGCAAGACCCGAGCGAGGTGCTTGGCGAGGACGTGGACATCGCCGGCCCGAACCACGCCGACTGCGAGTTCTGCGCGCGGCGCTGGCAGGTACAGCAAGACGCCCTGGCCCGGTCACAGGACATGTTCCGCGGCCACGACGTACGCCGTGTGCCGCTGTTCGCCGAAGAAGTGCGCGGCGAGCGACTGCTGTCGGTTGTGGCGGCCTGTCTGGACTAA
- a CDS encoding rhomboid family intramembrane serine protease: protein MSECDACGKQENMPYQCGHCGGTYCAEHRLPEAHDCPGLDNWSDPGGVFDSGFDESVNTGQTSGSGGVADRFGIDTGPGGPLAYFRGNVTYLFLAIMGIVFILEHIVILSLGREAFQTLFVLHPNNPEYVWTWVTSVFSHAPFGFYHIFGNGIIIYFFGRLVEQQIGSKKFAVFFLVSGALAGLGQIAIQTVQGTSAGVLGASGAALAIMAFLTVLKPDLRVYLYFLIPVPIWAITGFYFLLSIFGSLNPMGAGLLGGNIAHLAHLIGLIIGLWYGQKIKGQTRMPGQIQFGGGGGPGGPGGPGGPGGPGRRRP, encoded by the coding sequence ATGTCGGAGTGCGATGCCTGTGGAAAGCAGGAGAACATGCCGTACCAGTGTGGGCACTGTGGGGGGACCTACTGTGCGGAACACCGGCTTCCCGAGGCCCACGATTGCCCCGGACTGGACAACTGGAGCGATCCGGGCGGCGTGTTCGACAGCGGGTTCGACGAGAGTGTAAATACTGGCCAGACATCAGGGAGCGGCGGTGTCGCCGACCGGTTCGGTATCGACACCGGGCCCGGTGGTCCGCTGGCGTACTTCCGGGGGAACGTCACGTATCTGTTCCTGGCGATTATGGGAATTGTGTTCATTCTCGAACATATTGTTATCCTCTCGCTTGGCCGCGAAGCGTTCCAGACGCTGTTCGTTCTCCATCCGAACAACCCTGAGTACGTCTGGACCTGGGTTACGTCCGTGTTCTCACACGCCCCCTTCGGATTCTATCACATCTTCGGAAACGGGATTATCATCTACTTCTTCGGCCGACTCGTCGAGCAGCAGATCGGGTCGAAGAAGTTCGCGGTCTTCTTCCTCGTGTCCGGCGCGCTGGCAGGCCTCGGACAGATCGCAATCCAGACGGTGCAGGGAACGTCTGCTGGTGTCCTCGGAGCCAGTGGCGCGGCGCTGGCGATCATGGCGTTCCTGACGGTCCTGAAACCGGACCTCCGCGTCTACCTGTACTTCCTGATTCCCGTCCCGATCTGGGCGATCACCGGCTTCTACTTCCTGTTGAGCATCTTCGGGTCGCTCAATCCGATGGGGGCCGGCCTGCTTGGTGGCAACATCGCGCATCTCGCCCATCTTATCGGCCTCATCATCGGGCTCTGGTACGGCCAGAAAATCAAGGGCCAGACCCGGATGCCCGGCCAGATACAGTTCGGCGGTGGCGGCGGCCCCGGCGGCCCTGGTGGACCGGGCGGTCCCGGCGGTCCGGGCCGGCGTCGTCCATGA